The following coding sequences lie in one Methylotenera versatilis 301 genomic window:
- a CDS encoding ATP-binding protein, translating to MSLTADIGVMLVAVYLWVIFGNGFRYGKKYLYHAQMLSIIGFILATNLSSYWETHKTIGYSLIAMLIVLPLYVAKLIARLHEAKNKVEIERQKAADASIAKTQFVANMSHEIRTPLNGIIGISTLLKTTPLNTDQQDLLKTLEGSSKLLLSLLNNVLDFTKIEERKFTVEKIAFSPKEAIYETMEIFQTHAQTKGIQLGASVSDSLTTLNGDAFVLRQVLANLLGNAIKFTHDGSVTISATVLQDDDVKSTVRFEIADTGIGIPADKQNKVFESFTQADASTTRKFGGSGLGLTIAKHMIEEMGGALCFQSTEGIGSHFWFVLSLEKTKHLGTLPQTSSLQDSIVPTESISEKPAIAAIEPINKGQINGFSKPLKILVCEDESTNQKIITRLLSLPGHQVDVVSNSDEMLDTLERNKFDLVITDLNMSGMNGADALKLYRFTQPTDHDTRFILFTADATLSAREMASDAGFDAFLTKPIDAATLFNTIERILNLAPNTATQWMNNALNIPVNTNLTLEPNTASLDLTTLKELEKIGAGDDLFMHRLLRNYLTDSTKQIAKIETAVKQKQYGAVQDYCHALKGNSLSVGAIQLATTVEAFGKLSASTHASHAIEMLDILNKDFSQLTVAVEGYLKSPEAALNK from the coding sequence ATGTCACTTACCGCAGACATCGGCGTCATGCTTGTGGCAGTGTATCTTTGGGTGATTTTTGGCAATGGCTTTAGGTATGGAAAAAAATACCTCTATCATGCACAGATGCTTAGTATTATTGGTTTTATACTTGCAACCAATCTAAGCTCATATTGGGAAACTCATAAAACCATTGGTTACAGCCTAATCGCAATGCTTATCGTGCTACCTCTTTATGTAGCAAAACTTATCGCCCGTCTTCACGAAGCAAAGAATAAAGTTGAAATAGAACGTCAAAAAGCAGCTGACGCAAGTATAGCTAAAACTCAATTTGTGGCCAATATGAGTCATGAAATTCGCACACCACTCAACGGCATCATTGGTATCAGTACGTTGCTTAAAACCACGCCACTGAATACTGACCAGCAAGATTTACTAAAAACATTAGAAGGCTCATCCAAGTTACTGCTTTCATTACTCAATAATGTTCTAGATTTTACTAAAATTGAAGAACGTAAATTCACGGTTGAAAAAATTGCGTTCTCTCCTAAAGAGGCCATCTATGAAACCATGGAAATCTTTCAAACACACGCTCAAACAAAAGGCATTCAGTTAGGGGCTAGTGTTTCTGACTCGCTCACAACGTTAAACGGGGACGCTTTTGTATTAAGACAAGTGTTAGCCAATTTACTGGGCAATGCGATTAAATTCACGCATGATGGTAGCGTTACAATATCGGCTACTGTACTACAAGACGACGACGTAAAATCGACCGTTCGCTTTGAGATTGCTGATACTGGAATTGGTATACCAGCAGATAAGCAAAATAAGGTATTTGAAAGCTTCACCCAAGCGGATGCCTCCACAACACGTAAGTTTGGCGGTAGCGGATTAGGCCTTACCATTGCTAAACATATGATTGAAGAGATGGGTGGCGCACTTTGCTTTCAAAGCACAGAAGGAATTGGTAGTCACTTTTGGTTTGTGCTTTCACTAGAAAAAACTAAGCATCTAGGCACGCTCCCACAAACAAGCTCACTCCAAGATAGCATCGTCCCTACAGAATCAATCTCTGAGAAACCAGCAATAGCAGCGATTGAGCCCATTAACAAAGGTCAAATAAATGGCTTTTCTAAACCTTTGAAGATTTTGGTCTGTGAAGATGAAAGTACGAATCAAAAAATAATCACACGTCTTCTCTCACTACCAGGCCACCAAGTTGATGTTGTTAGCAACAGTGATGAAATGCTAGATACTTTAGAGCGCAATAAGTTTGATCTTGTCATTACAGATTTAAATATGTCGGGCATGAATGGCGCCGACGCATTAAAACTTTACAGATTTACTCAACCAACCGATCACGATACGCGTTTTATATTATTTACCGCAGATGCAACTTTATCAGCTAGGGAAATGGCCAGTGATGCTGGTTTCGATGCTTTTTTAACGAAGCCAATCGATGCCGCCACACTGTTTAACACGATCGAACGTATTCTCAACTTAGCGCCAAACACTGCAACACAATGGATGAATAACGCTCTTAATATCCCTGTGAACACTAACCTTACATTGGAGCCCAACACTGCATCACTTGATTTAACAACGTTAAAAGAACTTGAAAAGATTGGTGCTGGCGATGATTTGTTTATGCACAGACTCCTAAGAAACTATTTAACAGATTCCACTAAACAGATTGCTAAGATTGAAACGGCAGTCAAACAGAAACAATACGGCGCAGTGCAAGATTACTGCCATGCACTTAAAGGTAATAGCTTAAGTGTAGGCGCCATACAATTAGCGACAACGGTTGAAGCTTTCGGTAAATTGAGCGCCTCAACACATGCCTCTCATGCTATTGAAATGTTAGATATTTTGAATAAAGACTTTTCTCAACTCACTGTTGCCGTAGAAGGCTACCTCAAAAGTCCTGAAGCAGCCTTAAACAAATAA
- a CDS encoding GGDEF domain-containing protein: MDHYPSQLFMDIARCDEYSSEAKIEYLTTLLNSLDVLIYVSDLETYELLFVNDYGQKTWGKPQVKQCFEYLQAGQHQPCSFCTNKLLLDAEGKPKGVHVWEFQNTVNQRWYQCRDQAIHWIDGRYVRLEIAVDITVNKELEQKLRDAKQKAETLARIDPLTNAYNRRAFFENVPRALEGALRKVTPFCLVMVDIDHFKQLNDVYGHNRGDEALTSLIEIMKINARASDLLYRFGGDEFVMVLLDCTDEQAAELIHRIRVGLTASPIRSGSTNILLTCSFGVSQARPDSTIESLMHEADEALYAGKSEGRDRVKLYRNLKNVRLEDTL, from the coding sequence ATGGACCATTATCCTTCACAACTATTCATGGATATTGCAAGATGCGATGAGTATTCAAGTGAAGCAAAAATTGAATACTTGACTACGTTACTAAATTCGCTGGACGTGTTGATATATGTATCAGACTTAGAGACATATGAATTATTATTTGTGAATGATTACGGACAAAAGACTTGGGGGAAACCTCAGGTCAAACAGTGTTTTGAGTATTTACAGGCGGGTCAACATCAGCCTTGCAGTTTTTGTACTAACAAACTCCTCCTTGATGCCGAGGGTAAGCCTAAGGGGGTTCATGTCTGGGAATTCCAGAATACGGTCAACCAACGTTGGTACCAGTGCCGAGATCAAGCAATTCATTGGATTGACGGGCGTTACGTCAGACTAGAGATTGCCGTAGATATCACGGTTAATAAAGAGCTCGAGCAGAAACTACGGGACGCTAAACAAAAAGCAGAAACCTTAGCTCGTATCGACCCATTAACCAACGCCTATAATCGCCGAGCCTTTTTCGAGAATGTCCCAAGAGCATTGGAAGGAGCACTTCGTAAAGTCACTCCATTTTGTTTAGTGATGGTAGATATAGATCATTTCAAACAGCTAAACGACGTGTATGGTCACAACAGGGGAGATGAAGCCTTAACCAGTCTCATTGAAATTATGAAAATTAATGCTCGAGCATCGGATCTGCTATATCGATTTGGAGGCGATGAGTTTGTGATGGTGCTATTGGACTGCACGGACGAGCAAGCTGCTGAATTGATTCATCGCATCCGCGTAGGGCTTACAGCCAGCCCAATTAGGAGTGGCTCTACAAATATCTTATTGACCTGTAGTTTCGGAGTTAGTCAGGCAAGACCGGACTCTACAATAGAGAGTCTCATGCATGAGGCTGATGAGGCACTATATGCTGGGAAATCCGAAGGCCGTGATAGAGTAAAGCTTTATCGAAATTTAAAGAACGTGCGGTTAGAAGATACCTTGTAG
- a CDS encoding OmpP1/FadL family transporter: protein MKKILLSFVILSAPIVAQAAGFALIEQSASGMGNAFAGGGAIAEDASTIFFNPAGMSYIEGTQLVGAIHLIKPTVDFNGSISGTGKAGGDGGDAGDLSFAPNFYYKRDLTNTVKFGLGINAPFGLKTEYDATWMGRFQAIKSEVKTININPAIAFKLNDQLSVGAGISAMWAKAELTRAFNLGGPSAETTVKIKGDDWGFGFNIGAIYQATADTRLSVAYRSKVNQHLEGDSTSPLIAALNTNVTAAITLPETFSASAFSKLNDTWDLMGDVTWTRWSQFKELRVDFANPVLTDAVTAENWSNTLRYSIGANYHYSDDIKFRAGLAYDEEAISDQFRTARIPGNDRKWVSLGANWKVSPSSSIDVGYAHLFISDASINKNEGAGNGTLTGTYDGSVDILSAQYTHNF from the coding sequence ATGAAAAAAATATTACTCTCATTTGTGATCCTCTCTGCGCCAATCGTAGCGCAAGCAGCTGGCTTCGCACTAATTGAACAAAGTGCCAGCGGCATGGGAAATGCCTTTGCAGGCGGTGGTGCCATAGCAGAAGATGCCAGCACGATATTCTTCAATCCAGCAGGCATGTCGTATATAGAAGGAACTCAATTAGTTGGCGCCATCCACCTTATTAAGCCTACCGTAGATTTTAATGGCTCTATATCTGGGACAGGCAAAGCTGGGGGTGATGGTGGTGATGCAGGAGATTTATCATTTGCACCTAATTTTTACTATAAAAGAGATTTAACTAATACAGTTAAATTCGGTTTAGGAATTAACGCACCTTTTGGTCTTAAAACGGAATATGACGCTACTTGGATGGGTCGTTTTCAAGCCATTAAGTCTGAAGTAAAAACCATTAACATTAATCCTGCTATTGCCTTCAAATTAAATGACCAGCTTTCAGTAGGAGCAGGCATATCTGCTATGTGGGCTAAAGCAGAACTAACTCGCGCCTTTAATCTTGGAGGTCCTAGCGCTGAGACAACGGTAAAAATTAAGGGGGATGACTGGGGCTTTGGCTTTAACATAGGTGCTATTTACCAAGCGACAGCTGATACGCGCTTAAGTGTTGCTTATCGCTCTAAGGTGAATCAACATTTAGAAGGTGACTCTACATCACCACTTATAGCTGCACTGAATACTAATGTTACTGCGGCTATTACACTACCAGAAACATTTTCTGCTAGCGCGTTTAGTAAGCTAAATGACACTTGGGACTTAATGGGCGACGTAACTTGGACTCGCTGGAGTCAATTTAAGGAGTTACGAGTTGACTTCGCGAATCCTGTTTTAACTGATGCAGTAACTGCAGAAAATTGGAGCAACACATTACGCTACTCCATTGGCGCAAACTATCACTATAGTGATGACATTAAATTTCGTGCAGGCTTAGCATATGATGAAGAAGCAATTAGCGACCAATTCCGCACAGCACGTATCCCTGGAAATGACAGAAAATGGGTGTCTCTAGGAGCCAATTGGAAAGTATCCCCAAGCTCGTCCATTGATGTTGGCTATGCACATTTATTTATTAGTGATGCTAGTATCAATAAAAATGAAGGTGCTGGAAATGGCACACTAACTGGCACTTATGATGGTAGTGTTGATATTCTGAGCGCTCAATATACACATAATTTCTAA
- a CDS encoding crotonase/enoyl-CoA hydratase family protein: MNTIVDFNKFSIANFQQIDTRFDSEFGVMWSIMNPVPRPCFNKTCLNDLLQHHTNLQNTNGKIFSQGNSQQVNYLVLASSVDGVFNLGGDLSVFRTLIQAQDREHLFEYAKLCVENLWTFYNMRAPITTVALVQGQAMGGGFESALSAHVLIAEKSAVMGLPEVLFNLFPGMGALSFLSRKVGMSVAEKMVRSGKIYTGEELYQMGVVDVLAEDGQGEYALTNWIKKNHRSLNSFQAINRAKQRVNPLTVDELCDITEIWVDAALRLDERNLKVMDRLVRAQNSKVNSDVADIHEKQSA; the protein is encoded by the coding sequence ATGAACACTATTGTAGATTTTAATAAATTTAGCATTGCAAATTTTCAACAAATCGACACACGTTTTGATAGCGAGTTTGGTGTGATGTGGTCAATCATGAACCCTGTACCACGTCCATGTTTTAACAAAACCTGCTTAAATGATTTATTACAGCATCATACTAACTTGCAAAATACAAATGGAAAGATATTCTCACAAGGTAATTCGCAGCAAGTAAATTACTTAGTTTTGGCATCAAGCGTAGATGGCGTATTTAATCTAGGTGGTGATTTGTCTGTATTCAGGACGCTAATTCAAGCTCAAGATAGAGAGCATTTATTTGAATATGCCAAGCTTTGTGTCGAAAATTTATGGACTTTTTATAACATGCGCGCGCCAATTACTACCGTCGCGTTAGTGCAAGGACAGGCAATGGGTGGCGGTTTTGAGTCAGCATTGTCTGCACACGTTTTGATTGCTGAAAAAAGTGCTGTTATGGGTCTACCAGAAGTGCTCTTTAATTTATTTCCAGGAATGGGTGCGTTAAGCTTTTTATCACGCAAAGTTGGAATGTCTGTAGCTGAAAAGATGGTGCGTTCTGGTAAAATTTATACAGGTGAAGAGCTATATCAAATGGGTGTAGTGGATGTGTTGGCAGAAGATGGACAAGGAGAATATGCGTTAACTAATTGGATTAAAAAGAATCACCGATCACTCAACTCTTTCCAAGCAATCAACCGCGCAAAGCAACGTGTGAATCCGCTTACTGTTGATGAGCTATGTGATATTACCGAAATATGGGTTGATGCGGCACTAAGATTAGATGAGCGTAACTTAAAAGTAATGGATCGTTTAGTTCGCGCTCAAAATTCAAAAGTAAATTCTGATGTTGCAGATATTCACGAGAAGCAATCTGCATAA
- a CDS encoding putative bifunctional diguanylate cyclase/phosphodiesterase, whose amino-acid sequence MNKTAESMSLDTEIVEMLYSNNQRSLLAAVVVMIALIFLQSPLIKLNLLVAWIAAFLLAYGMRAFITLLFYRDHKRHHHIQKWLNRFRVNSGACGCVWGLAGILLFPVNNIPNQAFLIFALVGVAGAGIVVYSVDSFSCNLFIGGLLALMIPRFLIYGSQLSIALAILFIVYVIYVTIAGRGLATSLRENITLRIASNLDNKKVHQLAYYDFLTSLPNRRLLTDRLNQAFVRCARNRMYGAVLSLDLNNFKGLNDSKGHLAGDELLQQVARRLQNALRKNDTIARAGGDEFIAVLDDLGEGKEQATHAAQVAAEKLMQAFAQPFQLPNFKYRTQPSIGICLFYGNESNETEVLRCADIAMYQAKKSEKLNSVQLYDKALHPAIELRAALENDLAFALQANQFLLYYQLQVDQAQRPIGAEVLLRWQHPTLGFVPPSEFIPIAEESGLIVSIGGWVLKQACLQLKAWEHSPDTNPLTLSVNVSALQFSQPDFVETVTNILQESGCNPSYLRLELTESLIVKNIDDVIDKIKVLKTLGITFSLDDFGIGQSSLSVLKRLPLDELKIDKSFIDDILHNNCDKFIVQTIINMGNNLGHHVIAEGVELKQQKSLLQKLGCNAYQGYLFCKPLPLQEFSAKLQNIYIHI is encoded by the coding sequence TTGAACAAAACAGCAGAATCAATGTCGCTAGATACTGAAATTGTAGAAATGCTGTATTCAAACAATCAAAGATCGTTGCTGGCAGCAGTGGTGGTCATGATTGCATTGATATTTCTCCAATCTCCGCTGATCAAGTTAAACCTGTTAGTTGCTTGGATTGCTGCATTTTTGCTGGCATATGGTATGCGCGCTTTTATCACGCTCCTATTCTATCGAGATCATAAAAGACATCATCATATCCAAAAGTGGTTAAACCGCTTCAGAGTAAATTCGGGCGCCTGTGGCTGTGTGTGGGGCTTGGCTGGCATTTTGCTATTTCCGGTGAACAATATTCCGAATCAAGCATTTTTGATTTTTGCGCTTGTAGGTGTTGCAGGTGCTGGTATTGTGGTCTACTCCGTTGACAGCTTTAGTTGCAATCTGTTTATCGGCGGCTTACTGGCGTTGATGATTCCCCGGTTTTTAATTTATGGCAGCCAGCTTTCTATTGCACTCGCTATATTATTCATCGTCTATGTGATTTACGTGACGATTGCAGGTAGAGGTCTTGCCACAAGTCTGCGTGAAAATATTACGTTGCGGATTGCTTCTAATCTGGACAATAAAAAAGTACATCAGCTGGCCTATTATGATTTTTTGACGAGCCTACCTAACCGGAGATTGCTGACAGATCGTCTTAATCAAGCCTTTGTCAGGTGTGCCCGTAACCGGATGTATGGGGCAGTGTTGTCTTTGGATTTAAATAACTTTAAAGGGTTGAACGACAGCAAAGGGCACTTGGCAGGAGATGAGTTGTTGCAACAGGTTGCGCGCCGCTTGCAAAATGCCTTACGTAAAAACGATACTATTGCCAGAGCGGGCGGAGATGAATTCATTGCGGTACTGGATGATTTAGGCGAAGGTAAAGAGCAAGCTACTCATGCTGCGCAAGTCGCTGCCGAAAAACTGATGCAGGCATTTGCACAGCCCTTCCAATTACCAAACTTTAAATATAGAACGCAACCCAGCATTGGCATCTGCTTGTTTTACGGCAATGAGTCCAATGAGACAGAAGTGTTGAGATGCGCAGATATTGCCATGTATCAAGCAAAAAAATCCGAAAAACTTAACAGTGTGCAGTTGTATGACAAAGCACTACATCCAGCCATTGAACTGCGTGCTGCTTTGGAAAATGATCTTGCGTTTGCACTACAGGCCAATCAATTTTTACTTTATTACCAATTACAAGTGGATCAAGCTCAGCGCCCGATTGGTGCCGAGGTATTGCTACGCTGGCAGCATCCAACCTTAGGCTTCGTGCCGCCGAGTGAGTTTATTCCAATTGCTGAAGAGTCCGGACTGATAGTCTCGATTGGCGGCTGGGTGTTGAAGCAAGCCTGCTTACAGCTCAAGGCTTGGGAGCATTCGCCTGATACCAATCCATTAACACTCTCAGTTAATGTCAGCGCACTCCAATTCAGCCAGCCTGATTTTGTGGAAACGGTGACCAATATCTTACAGGAGAGCGGATGTAATCCTAGCTATTTAAGACTGGAATTAACCGAAAGTTTGATTGTAAAAAACATTGATGATGTGATTGATAAAATAAAGGTGTTGAAGACGCTAGGCATTACCTTTTCGTTAGATGATTTTGGTATTGGGCAATCATCGCTGTCAGTATTAAAGCGACTGCCGTTGGATGAACTTAAAATTGATAAAAGTTTTATCGACGATATTTTGCACAACAATTGCGACAAGTTTATTGTACAAACCATTATTAATATGGGTAACAATTTGGGTCATCATGTCATTGCAGAGGGAGTTGAGCTTAAGCAGCAAAAGAGCTTGTTACAAAAACTTGGCTGCAACGCCTATCAAGGCTACCTTTTTTGCAAGCCGTTACCGCTACAAGAGTTCTCAGCTAAACTGCAAAATATCTATATCCATATTTAA